The following coding sequences lie in one Euhalothece natronophila Z-M001 genomic window:
- a CDS encoding NAD(P)H-quinone oxidoreductase subunit H, protein MAKIETRTEPMVLNMGPHHPSMHGVLRLIVTLDGEDVVDCEPVIGYLHRGMEKIAENRTNVMYVPYVSRWDYAAGMFNEAITVNAPEKLADIEVPKRAQYIRVIMLELNRIANHLLWLGPFLADIGAQTPFFYIFREREMIYDLWEAASGSRLINNNYFRVGGVAVDLPYGWLEKCIDFCDYFAEKVDEYEKLLTNNPIFRRRLEGVGVVTREEAINWGLSGPMLRGSGVKWDLRKVDHYECYDDFDWDIHWETAGDCFARYLVRVREMRESLKIIRQACDGIPGGPYENLEARRMAEGKKSQWNDFDYQYIAKKMAPTFKIPEGEHYVRLESGKGELGIFLVGNDNVFPWRWKIRAPDFNNLQILPHLLKGVKVADIMAILGSIDVIMGSVDR, encoded by the coding sequence ATGGCAAAGATCGAAACTAGAACCGAACCGATGGTGCTAAATATGGGGCCCCACCACCCCTCAATGCACGGCGTTCTCCGCCTCATTGTCACCCTAGATGGGGAAGATGTGGTGGATTGTGAACCCGTCATTGGCTACCTCCATCGGGGAATGGAAAAAATTGCAGAAAACCGCACCAACGTCATGTACGTTCCCTATGTGAGCCGTTGGGATTACGCCGCGGGAATGTTTAACGAAGCAATCACCGTTAACGCCCCTGAAAAACTCGCGGATATTGAAGTGCCAAAACGCGCTCAATATATCCGTGTCATTATGTTAGAACTAAATCGCATTGCTAACCACCTGCTATGGTTAGGGCCCTTTCTCGCAGACATTGGCGCACAAACCCCATTTTTCTATATTTTCCGCGAACGGGAAATGATTTATGATCTCTGGGAAGCAGCGAGTGGCTCAAGGTTAATTAATAATAACTACTTCCGAGTGGGAGGGGTTGCTGTTGACTTACCCTATGGCTGGTTAGAGAAATGTATTGATTTCTGTGACTATTTTGCAGAAAAAGTTGATGAATACGAAAAACTTCTTACCAATAACCCCATCTTCCGTCGTCGCTTAGAAGGTGTTGGGGTGGTTACTCGTGAAGAAGCCATTAACTGGGGATTATCCGGTCCCATGTTAAGAGGATCAGGGGTAAAATGGGACTTGCGAAAAGTTGACCATTACGAATGTTATGATGACTTTGACTGGGACATTCATTGGGAAACCGCTGGCGACTGTTTCGCCCGTTATTTAGTACGGGTGCGAGAAATGCGAGAATCCCTAAAAATTATTCGTCAGGCTTGCGATGGTATTCCAGGCGGCCCCTATGAAAATCTAGAAGCCCGTCGCATGGCAGAAGGAAAAAAATCCCAGTGGAATGATTTTGACTATCAATATATCGCTAAAAAAATGGCTCCCACTTTCAAAATTCCAGAAGGGGAACATTATGTGCGCCTCGAAAGTGGTAAAGGGGAGTTAGGCATTTTCTTAGTTGGTAACGATAATGTATTCCCGTGGCGTTGGAAAATTCGCGCCCCTGACTTTAATAACTTACAAATTCTCCCTCACCTCCTCAAAGGGGTAAAAGTTGCTGATATTATGGCAATTTTAGGGAGTATTGATGTCATTATGGGATCCGTTGATCGTTAG